One genomic region from Lysobacterales bacterium encodes:
- a CDS encoding type II secretion system F family protein, translating into MAVATKTAARPAKPLPKRQGSELQPFVWTGKDKRGTVMKGEQLAKNANLLKAELRRQGITPSAVKPKAKPLFGAAGSTITAKDIAIFSRQIATMMKSGVPLVQAFEIIAGGQKNPRMKTMLEDIKSTIESGSTLHEALQKHPVQFDELYQNLVRAGEGAGVLDTVLDTIATYKENTEALKAKVKKALFYPAVVIVVAMLVSAILLIFVVPQFEQVFKGFGAELPAFTQMIVSASRFMQDYWWMILAIVVGAIVGLVQAKKRSVNFARFLDRVLLKVPVIGQIMHNSAIARFARTLATTFRSGVPLVEALETVAGATGNIVYTDAVNRIRQDVAVGYQLNLSMRQVNLFPHMVVQMTAIGEEAGALDTMLFKVAEFYEQEVNNAVDTLSSLIEPFIMVFIGIIIGGMVIGMYLPIFKLAGAI; encoded by the coding sequence ATGGCCGTCGCCACCAAAACCGCCGCGCGCCCCGCCAAACCCCTGCCCAAGCGCCAGGGCAGTGAGCTGCAGCCCTTTGTTTGGACCGGAAAGGACAAGCGCGGCACCGTGATGAAGGGCGAGCAGCTCGCCAAGAACGCCAACCTGCTCAAGGCAGAGCTTCGTCGACAGGGCATCACGCCCAGCGCCGTCAAGCCGAAGGCCAAGCCGCTTTTTGGTGCGGCGGGTTCGACGATCACGGCCAAGGACATTGCGATCTTCAGCCGTCAGATCGCCACCATGATGAAGTCAGGCGTGCCCTTGGTGCAGGCCTTCGAGATCATCGCCGGCGGCCAGAAGAATCCGCGCATGAAAACGATGCTGGAAGACATCAAGTCGACCATCGAAAGCGGCAGCACTCTGCACGAGGCGCTGCAGAAGCACCCGGTGCAGTTCGACGAGCTGTATCAGAATCTCGTGCGCGCCGGCGAGGGCGCAGGTGTGCTCGATACGGTCCTGGACACCATCGCGACGTACAAAGAAAACACCGAAGCGCTGAAAGCCAAGGTCAAGAAGGCTTTGTTCTACCCAGCCGTAGTGATCGTTGTGGCCATGCTGGTGTCGGCCATTCTGCTGATCTTCGTGGTGCCGCAGTTCGAGCAGGTGTTCAAGGGCTTCGGCGCTGAGTTGCCCGCGTTCACCCAGATGATTGTGAGCGCCTCCCGGTTCATGCAGGACTACTGGTGGATGATTCTTGCGATCGTCGTCGGCGCGATCGTGGGGTTGGTTCAAGCGAAAAAGCGGTCGGTCAACTTCGCCCGCTTCCTTGATCGCGTCCTGCTCAAGGTGCCTGTGATCGGCCAGATCATGCACAACTCGGCGATCGCTCGCTTTGCTCGCACCTTGGCCACCACTTTCCGCTCGGGCGTGCCCTTGGTCGAGGCGCTGGAAACTGTGGCCGGTGCCACGGGCAACATCGTCTATACCGATGCCGTAAACCGCATCCGCCAGGATGTCGCGGTGGGCTACCAGCTCAACCTGTCCATGCGACAGGTCAACCTGTTTCCGCACATGGTGGTGCAGATGACCGCGATCGGCGAAGAGGCGGGCGCGCTCGACACCATGCTGTTCAAGGTGGCGGAGTTCTACGAGCAGGAAGTGAACAACGCCGTGGATACCCTAAGCAGCCTGATCGAGCCCTTCATCATGGTGTTCATCGGCATCATCATCGGCGGCATGGTGATTGGCATGTACCTGCCGATCTTCAAGCTCGCTGGCGCCATCTGA
- a CDS encoding prepilin peptidase: MPLLFESPALAATIAGLFGLLVGSFINVVILRLPPRLEWEWRRECAEHLADCASRASPSTSGVSPESVVSAQGTSSPTESVSHEPADGHEPGLVESTGVRPESVPVDFSPAGSDDEVNASSRIDAVSGLERARLGCDQRPGCGDRTAESIDPEPPGIVFEPSHCPACGMRLKPWHNVPVLSWLALRGRCAGCGTRISAQYPAVELLTGVAFAMVVWQFGLGWQALAGLVFTGLLIAMSGIDARTTLLPDSLTLPLLWLGLLASTQGDADQGLFVPMDQAILGAVVGYLALWSVFWVFKLVTGKEGMGYGDFKLLAALGAWCGVAGLLPIVLISASLGAVVGSLWLAFKGRDHGTPIPFGPFLSFAGWVYLLWGGPIQALYLGLVQIG; this comes from the coding sequence ATCCCCCTTCTGTTCGAGTCGCCGGCGCTGGCTGCGACCATCGCCGGCCTCTTCGGCTTGCTGGTTGGCAGCTTCATCAATGTAGTGATCCTGCGCCTACCACCGCGTTTGGAGTGGGAGTGGCGCCGTGAGTGCGCGGAGCATCTGGCCGACTGCGCGAGCCGCGCTTCGCCTTCGACCTCAGGCGTGAGTCCAGAGTCCGTCGTTTCGGCCCAAGGTACGAGCTCGCCGACAGAATCGGTCTCGCATGAACCCGCGGACGGCCACGAACCGGGCCTAGTCGAGTCGACGGGAGTTCGCCCTGAGTCTGTGCCGGTCGACTTCTCGCCCGCCGGTTCCGATGACGAGGTGAACGCATCGAGTCGCATCGATGCGGTTTCGGGGCTGGAGCGCGCACGGCTTGGGTGCGATCAGCGCCCGGGCTGCGGTGATCGGACAGCAGAGTCGATCGATCCCGAACCCCCTGGCATCGTCTTTGAACCCAGTCACTGCCCGGCCTGCGGAATGCGGCTCAAGCCGTGGCACAACGTGCCGGTGCTCAGCTGGCTCGCCCTGCGTGGCCGCTGTGCCGGCTGCGGCACGCGCATCAGCGCTCAATACCCGGCCGTTGAGCTGTTGACCGGGGTGGCCTTTGCCATGGTGGTCTGGCAGTTCGGTCTCGGTTGGCAGGCGCTGGCCGGTCTGGTGTTCACGGGCTTGCTGATTGCCATGAGCGGCATCGACGCGCGCACCACGCTTCTGCCGGACAGCTTGACGCTTCCTTTGCTGTGGCTCGGACTGCTGGCCAGCACGCAGGGCGACGCGGATCAGGGGCTGTTTGTGCCGATGGATCAGGCCATTCTTGGCGCAGTGGTTGGCTACTTGGCACTCTGGAGCGTGTTCTGGGTCTTCAAGCTCGTGACCGGCAAGGAGGGCATGGGCTACGGCGACTTCAAGCTGCTCGCGGCACTCGGTGCCTGGTGCGGTGTGGCGGGTCTGCTTCCTATCGTGCTGATCTCGGCTTCCTTGGGCGCTGTGGTTGGCAGCTTGTGGTTGGCGTTCAAGGGGCGCGATCACGGCACGCCGATCCCCTTCGGCCCTTTCCTGTCGTTCGCCGGTTGGGTCTATCTGCTCTGGGGAGGGCCGATCCAGGCGCTGTATCTCGGACTGGTTCAGATCGGCTGA